A region from the Pseudanabaena sp. BC1403 genome encodes:
- a CDS encoding DUF2949 domain-containing protein, with amino-acid sequence MSYHSQTYAIASRQEDLERHLLELSVVDREQLAVAKRWQARQEGPLLMILLQLSFIDLHQFSGLLDWSGQG; translated from the coding sequence ATGAGTTATCACTCCCAGACATACGCGATCGCTAGTCGCCAAGAAGATTTAGAAAGACACCTGCTAGAGTTGTCTGTCGTTGACCGTGAGCAGTTGGCGGTTGCCAAACGCTGGCAAGCCCGACAAGAAGGCCCCTTGCTCATGATTTTGTTACAGCTTAGTTTTATTGACCTGCACCAGTTTAGTGGCTTACTTGACTGGTCTGGACAGGGCTAA
- a CDS encoding ATP-binding protein, giving the protein MDNSKFSEEISMKDWLKLQQEVKGLRTQVSRLQMENSDLENSLLTAVEHGDLVEAELLDVNKKLKSEIIERKMAQATLQSILEIVYRDKSDLEIMLATSTEHGDAIEYEQYNRAVETMHQSEEQFRSIAESTSMAMLVSRLSDGAIVYANTSAGTILERESHDLIQRSIKDLYYLPAEWEILQQHFLQNQKVRDYEIRLCKANQEPLWVLASVHPLWLKGEQVLLNTFYDITLLKKTELALRESEAKLREQANLLEQRVEERTYDLKLAKEAAESASRSKAAFLANMSHELRTPLNAILGFAQLMLYDQELNEQHQTDLQTICNSGNHLLAMINDILEMSKLEAGSVLLREKECSLYDIVDTARDMLYLKAQEKDLSFDVSVQPDVPPYIYTDEGKLRQILINLIGNAIKFTESGHIILRVDVRNLPNNIDRIAGEVSEIPRCLCFEVEDTGAGISEAEVLTLFQPFVQTDSGKRSQEGTGLGLSISYNYVRLMGGQMFVISKVGEGSTFRFYIPVKSLDLFSADSPTKSPRRVIGIEGNQVHRILIAEDMRLNRQLLTRILSPLGIEVREVTNGQDAIDVWQSWSPHLIWMDVRMPIMNGQEAASAIREIEAKRSISTSQKVRIIALTASLVELREEDLFINGFDGFLSKPYTEDKVFDRMAEHLNLQYIYK; this is encoded by the coding sequence ATGGACAATTCCAAATTTTCTGAAGAAATATCCATGAAAGACTGGCTAAAACTCCAGCAGGAAGTCAAAGGACTACGAACGCAAGTAAGCCGACTTCAGATGGAAAATAGCGATCTGGAAAACTCATTGTTAACCGCAGTTGAACATGGCGATCTTGTTGAAGCGGAGCTTCTAGATGTTAACAAAAAACTAAAAAGTGAAATCATCGAGCGCAAGATGGCTCAAGCCACCCTGCAATCAATCTTAGAAATTGTCTATCGGGACAAAAGCGATCTCGAAATAATGCTGGCGACTAGCACTGAGCATGGTGATGCGATCGAATACGAGCAATACAATCGCGCTGTCGAGACGATGCACCAAAGCGAGGAGCAGTTTAGATCGATCGCAGAATCAACTAGTATGGCGATGCTGGTTAGTAGACTCTCTGATGGTGCGATTGTATATGCTAATACTAGTGCTGGCACAATCCTCGAAAGAGAATCCCACGATTTAATACAGCGATCTATTAAAGATCTTTACTACTTGCCAGCAGAATGGGAGATTTTACAGCAGCATTTTTTGCAAAACCAAAAAGTGCGTGACTATGAGATTCGTCTATGCAAAGCCAATCAAGAACCCTTGTGGGTGCTAGCATCTGTGCATCCACTATGGCTAAAAGGCGAGCAAGTTTTATTAAATACTTTTTATGATATTACGCTGCTTAAAAAGACAGAACTTGCTCTGCGTGAGTCAGAAGCTAAACTCCGAGAACAAGCCAATCTCTTAGAACAACGAGTGGAAGAACGTACTTATGACCTTAAGCTAGCAAAAGAAGCTGCCGAGTCAGCAAGCCGTTCTAAAGCTGCCTTTTTAGCAAATATGAGTCATGAGTTGCGTACTCCTCTAAATGCAATTCTAGGTTTTGCTCAGCTTATGCTTTATGACCAAGAATTAAATGAACAACACCAGACAGATCTCCAAACTATCTGTAATAGTGGCAATCATCTACTAGCAATGATTAATGACATTTTAGAAATGTCAAAGCTCGAAGCTGGCAGCGTACTTTTGCGTGAGAAGGAATGCTCTCTATACGACATCGTAGATACCGCAAGAGACATGTTGTATCTGAAGGCTCAAGAAAAAGATTTGTCTTTTGATGTGAGTGTTCAGCCAGATGTTCCTCCCTATATTTATACCGATGAAGGTAAATTACGCCAAATATTAATCAATTTAATCGGTAATGCGATCAAGTTTACTGAATCAGGACACATTATTTTGCGCGTAGATGTCCGCAACTTACCCAATAATATAGACAGAATAGCTGGAGAAGTTTCTGAGATTCCTCGTTGCTTGTGTTTTGAAGTGGAAGACACGGGGGCGGGCATTTCCGAAGCGGAGGTGTTAACCTTATTTCAGCCCTTTGTCCAAACGGATTCTGGTAAGCGATCGCAAGAAGGGACTGGGCTAGGACTATCGATTAGCTATAACTATGTGAGGCTAATGGGTGGTCAAATGTTTGTCATCAGTAAAGTTGGCGAAGGTTCTACCTTCAGGTTTTATATTCCAGTTAAGTCTTTAGATCTGTTTAGTGCCGATTCTCCAACTAAATCACCACGTCGAGTAATTGGCATTGAAGGCAATCAAGTCCACCGTATCTTAATTGCTGAAGATATGCGTCTGAACCGCCAACTATTAACGAGAATTTTATCGCCACTAGGAATTGAGGTGCGCGAAGTTACGAATGGACAAGATGCGATCGATGTATGGCAATCTTGGTCACCACATTTAATCTGGATGGATGTCAGAATGCCGATCATGAATGGTCAAGAAGCTGCATCGGCAATCAGGGAAATTGAGGCAAAGCGGAGTATTTCCACTTCGCAGAAAGTCCGAATAATTGCTTTGACCGCTAGTTTAGTTGAGCTTAGAGAAGAAGATTTATTTATTAATGGGTTCGATGGATTTCTTTCTAAACCATATACTGAGGATAAAGTTTTTGACAGAATGGCAGAGCATCTAAACTTGCAATATATTTATAAGTAA
- a CDS encoding DsbA family protein, producing MRLQPYLLSALVALILMITSCASTGQSANAQLSDAQFETKVLEIIRKNPKVILDSVQAYQRSQAQQEEQLRDKVLSQIRQEPRLLLRNSPVTGSANQKIIMAEFSDFECPFCARGYAVVKEFMAKNQNDVTLVFKHFPLKEIHPQAEPAALAAWAASQQGKFWEYHDALFEQQGKLGEDFYLELANTLKLDVDRFNRDRKSEEAKAAIKKDFELGKSLGVRGTPSFVINGVFFSGVPDIKDLESLVAQIKAGK from the coding sequence ATGCGACTCCAACCATACCTGCTCTCAGCTTTAGTTGCACTCATACTGATGATTACTAGTTGTGCTTCTACAGGACAATCGGCAAACGCTCAACTATCTGATGCTCAATTTGAAACTAAAGTCTTAGAAATCATCCGTAAAAATCCGAAGGTGATTTTAGATTCGGTGCAAGCTTATCAAAGATCTCAAGCTCAACAAGAAGAGCAGTTACGCGATAAGGTGTTATCACAAATCCGCCAAGAACCTCGCCTACTACTCCGCAATTCGCCAGTTACAGGTTCGGCAAACCAGAAAATTATTATGGCGGAGTTCTCAGATTTTGAATGTCCTTTTTGTGCAAGAGGGTATGCTGTGGTGAAAGAATTTATGGCAAAAAATCAGAATGATGTCACTTTAGTGTTTAAGCATTTCCCTCTTAAGGAGATTCATCCTCAGGCAGAACCTGCTGCTCTTGCGGCTTGGGCGGCTTCACAACAGGGCAAGTTTTGGGAATATCATGATGCTTTATTTGAGCAGCAGGGCAAGCTTGGAGAAGATTTCTATCTCGAACTTGCAAATACTTTGAAACTTGATGTCGATCGCTTTAATCGCGATCGCAAGAGCGAAGAAGCGAAAGCAGCTATCAAGAAAGATTTTGAACTTGGTAAGTCTTTAGGAGTACGCGGGACACCTTCATTTGTGATAAATGGAGTGTTTTTCTCTGGTGTACCAGACATTAAGGATTTGGAATCTTTGGTTGCCCAGATTAAAGCGGGTAAATAA